From the genome of Vicia villosa cultivar HV-30 ecotype Madison, WI linkage group LG2, Vvil1.0, whole genome shotgun sequence, one region includes:
- the LOC131647096 gene encoding uncharacterized protein LOC131647096: MRSLVPAIYDITVADPKSTPSPTMLRFLNRKPSVKMIKQKMIKNIGEGKVSEPNNGVTDIDIPPDLLITEFEDPIVAIVNSTYPEFTSNSCFYIGGDVRDYFNANSVDKSEFHDVTLVNILTPEFLSSLQTSGLPNHHIKLKVGTPIMVMRNINQYEGLCNGTRLIITKLGGVI; encoded by the exons ATGCGCTCATTAGTTCCTGCCATTTATGACATAACAGTGGCTGACCCTAAAAGTACTCCTTCTCCTACAATGCTAAGATTCCTAAATAGGAAACCTTCTGTG AAAATGATAAAAcagaaaatgataaaaaatattggAGAAGGAAAAGTATCCGAACCAAACAATGGTGTTACAGATATTGATATTCCACCAGACCTGTTGATTACAGAATTTGAGGACCCAATCGTAGCAATAGTTAATTCTACATATCCGGAATTTACGAGCAATTCTTGCTTCTACATTGGAG GAGACGTGCGTGATTATTTCAATGCAAATTCTGTTGATAAGTCGGAATTCCATGATGTAACATTGGTTAACATCCTCACCCCAGAATTTCTCAGTTCACTGCAAACATCAGGATTACCTAACCATCATATAAAACTAAAGGTTGGGACACCAATTATGGTCATGAGAAACATCAACCAATATGAAGGCTTATGTAATGGAACAAGGTTGATAATAACAAAGTTGGGTGGTGTGATTTAA